The following DNA comes from Simkania negevensis Z.
GGCACCCACAAGAGAACTTGCCCAACAGATCGAATCACAAGCTAATAAATATAGCAAGTCTCTCCAACGGATCAAAACAGTTTGTGTTGTAGGAGGCATGCCTTATCCAGCGCAAATGCGCCAGCTCTCCCGCCCTCATGAAATTTTGATTGCCACTCCTGGCCGTTTAATTGATTTCATGGAACGTAATAAGATTGATTTTTCACGACTAGAAATGCTTATTTTAGATGAAGCCGATCGGATGCTCGATATGGGATTTTCAAAGCCCGTCGAACAAATTGTCCAAGCGACTCCTTCAACAAGACAGACCCTTCTCTTTTCTGCAACACTTCAAGGAGAGGTGATCAAGCTTTCTGAGAAACTATTAAACAAGCCCATGGAGATCATTGTCCATGCAGAACAACAAAAAGAACAAAACATCAAACAAACCCTCCACTTCGCAGATGATTTGAAGCATAAAAATCGACTCCTCGACCACATTCTCAATCAAGAAGAGACAGGGCATATGATTGTTTTCACTTCGACAAAGCGTCACGCCGATCAACTCGCGCGTGATCTCCGTGATAAACAACACCCTGTAGCAGCATTGCATGGAGACATGAACCAAAATAAACGGTCTCGGACACTCAACCAATTACGTAAAGGAAAAATCCGCATTTTAGTTGCAACCGATGTAGCTGCCCGAGGAATAGATGTTCAGTCGATCACACATGTGATCAACTACGATCTTCCAACTAATGTTGAAGATTACGTTCACCGTATTGGACGTACAGGTCGCGCTGGAGCAACAGGGCAAGCCCTTTCCTTCGTTTCTGATCGGGACACCTTGATGATGAAAAAGATTCAAGAATTCACCGGGCAAAAGGTGGATGTGGTTGAATTTTTAGGACTAGAAGCAACAGTAAAGAAACGCTCTCACCTACGTCAACATCGACAAAAAATGCGACCAAAACAAAAAGAAAACCCTTTTCATAAAGCCAAAAAAGACACTTTTCGCAAGCAAAAGTTTAGAAAGAGGAAGTCTAACGGCTAGTTGTCTGGAATATATACTCAAAGCCAGCTTAATGTAGTTTTAGCGTGCGATATGTGTCTTCGACTTGTCCAAGAGAAGAAACGCAGCAATTAAGGTCTTTTAATAGACCTGTAGAGATGTCATAGACCCAACCATGCACGCTAACTTTTTTCTGCTTTCCCCATGCATTTTGTACAATTGTTGTATGGCAAATATTCATAACTTGATAAAGGACATTGAATTCTACTAGGCGATTATATCTTTCTTTTGGATTTTCAATACTTTCAAGAGTCTCTTTTTCTCGTGAATAGATATCACGTATGTTCCTTAGCCAATTGTCGACTAAACCAAGTTGGGCCTGTTCCATCGCTGCTGCGACTCCTCCACACTGCGTATGGCCACAGACAATCACATGCTCTATGTTGAGGTACTCAATCCCATATTGCAAGACAGATAAACAGTTAAAATCTGTATGGGGAAAGATATTTGCAACATTGCGATGCACAAACACTTCGCCTGGTTCCAACCCTAAAATTTCATTAGCAGGAATACGGCTATCTGAGCACCCTATCCAAAGATATTTAGGTGTTTGGCATTTTGACATTTCTTGAAAAAAACTGGGGTTTACTATTTGCTGATTTTTCGCCCAACGTCTGTTGTTTTCAAAAAGCTCGTCAAGCTCTCTCACTATGATACCTTTTTTTCATGAAAGGATTTATTGTAGTCAGCCTACCAAAGCTTAATCAAGCAAAACTTTATCCCAACCCCCTCTTTCATTTAATTCATAGCTTTGAGTTGTTTCTGGATCTATTGCAACAAGTCTGACCCATTGGTTCAAAAAAAGTTTCCTTAAAACTTGTTGTTTTTCAAGGATTCTACTGATTTTGGAAGGGGGGGAGTAAATTATTGTGATTAAGCGTTGTAGTTCATGATAAGGGGTATGGTCATTTACATGGACTGACTGCAAGGGAAGCCCAAACATCAAGTCACTTCCATTTCCTTGCATGACTCCAATTTTTCCAACAACATTGTGTGTCACTTTGCTTCCAGAGCCAAAAGCAAGAGGGTCTAATGTAGAGAAAAAGTACTGCATATTGATCCACTCCGCAACAACCATCGGCCCCATTAAGATTGCTTCAAGTATTTTGTCCGTAGGATCTTGATCCCAATCATAAGAATGCAAAAAGCTCCTCCCCATCAAATCAATCCCAACTGTCAATTTCCTAGGACCAATGATAAAAGAGCCATTCTTTGCTAGCCCCCATTCAGGGCGTGTTTCAGACCATTTTTGCCCTCTCAATGAAGCTTTTCTCATAGAAGTTTTAGCTGTAGTTTTTACCCCAAGTTGCTTTAAACGCTTGATACGGTTTTCGCTACAAGCTTGCTCTAAATGCTCTATAATGGTTTGTAGTTCAAGAGTTTTCTCATCCTGTTCAAGAAAATAGGTGAATTGATCTGTTGTTGTATTGTGTTCACAAGCAATAAATCGTGTGTCTTGTGGAATATTTATACCTCTTGATTTGAGTTCTTCACGCACAGTTTTATCATTTAAAATTGCAACAATTGTTTGCGCATTTGTTCCTCCTCCATTGCCACTACAGGCACCACACTTAAGTGCCGCTGCATAAGGATTATTTTCAGTTTGACTTGTATGTCCACACACAAAAATATGTTTGCTAAAATGCTTGCTTAAACCAATTGAACACAAAAACGTCTCTGCATGATCAGTGCGTGCATGTATTGGATAATCTACCGTGTCAAGATTAGGGTGTTTTACAGCCTCAAATTGTCTCTGATAGCATCTATGAATTTTTTTCAATAAGTAAGGAGTGACAAGATTTACTACCATTCTAATACCGCACCAAAGCCCCAATGTTTCTACTAAAGTAAAAGGAGAAACAAAGCTATACTTCATAATTTGATACACTTCTTTTAATTTTCTTCTCATTTGAAATAATAGGTGATGTTTAGTTCTATTAGTCCCTATTATTTTTTCTTGAACTTTGTATTGAGGCTTGACGATTGCTGGGCAAGCTGTCAAGAAAGCATCACTTCCATATGGCTTCACAGCGATCGGTAAGCCGAAAAAACCTGCAGCACCAAAGGTTTCATAGCCTCCAATACTCTCGATTTCCCTTCTTATGGGTTCAGAACGTACATCAATGCAAAAAATGAATTGCGCTTTAGTCTGCAAGGCCAATGGCTCTCTTAAAGAACGGTTTTTAAATTTTCCAAGCAACGCCTGTAAATATTGGTCTTCACAGTCTTTTAGTTTTTGAATAAACATTGAATCACGAGGTCTTTTCAAAAATTGGTTACTTTTAGGAGGATTCAAATAATCTACTTCTTTCAGCGACCATAAAATAGACAAGCGCACCGCTAAAAAATCCAGTAAAGAAATCTTATATTGATCTGAAGATTCGGACCATTTAGCAAAGCCTGCCCAACCCGGAAGCTCTACTAACTGCTGTCGTAAATACTCCTCTTGATCAGCAATGGAAATATTTAGTTTATCTAAAACAAATTCGATAGCTTGATCGGCAGTTTCTGGAAGTGTTGCCAGCCAATTGCGCGCTTGAATCGAATTGTGATGGAGCCGCCTATCAAACCTTGCGATCCCACACCAGGCTTTGTAAAAATTCTCGTCTGCGCAAGGCATTGGAATGGTAGCTTGTCCTTGGGCAAGATAAGTTTGACACCATTTGATGAGCGCGATGTTCACCTCTCTTGTTAAAGAGTCTAACGGCCTTAAGCTATCGTAATAGGTTGATGCATAAGTAAAAGCATGATCAAATCTGAGCGATTCTAGGTCTTTTAGCGGGTTGGTGGCAATGAAATTTTGTATTGGCCATACGTTAGGAATAATATTCGCAGCGCGTTCAACAACTTCGCAGATCGTCTCAGTTTTTTTTCGTTGTAACTCATTCGAAACTTGCCAATTTCCTTCTTCTAATTGAATGATTCTTTCCTTTAGACCCACAAATTCACCTTCTTTGGATATTAATACTTATACTCAGCCCAGTGAGCTGTAATGGTTTTAGGATGGGGTTGACTCCCATTTAAACCTGCAACATACACTCTCTTCCATAGGGAGCTCTTTCGAAACTTGGAAAAACATCTAAATTGCATCAAGGCCCATGGAGTGATCAACACCAGAACTAATACAAAATGAACAAAATTAATAGGATGGGAAACAAATAAAGCTTCCATACCTAACGCTTTTTCGATTATCCCAACACTTAAAGCATATACCCATCCCATGATCATGCATAGAATTCCTGTTAGAAAAAATGACCAAATATTTGTTCTATTCATTATCGCATTCCCTAGTTGCACCCCTCCAATACATGCAATAATAACTAATACAGCACTGCTGTTAAAAAAAGATAAGGGGTAAAAACTTCCGTACATGAATCCTTCTGCCGCGAAAATCCCGCATCCTATTATCATAAGCACTCTCATGATCTTTAGTCCTTGTGGTGTTCGCTTTTTTTGTACAGTTCTAATAGACCCTGACCTTAAGAATAAGTAGGACTTAAACACGCCATGCCAACACAAGTGAGCAATTGCTGCAGGAAAAAGTCCAAGTCCGCATTGGATAAACATAAATCCCATCTGAGCCATTGTTGAGCAAGCCAACATACGCTTAATATCTGTTTGAATTAACTTCCAAAAAGTTCCAAGCGTGGCTGTCAAAAGCCCTAAAATCAAAATTAGATTCATCATTCCGATCGACTCCGCATAAATGGGGGCAAATCGAACGAGTAATACCCCTCCACCATTAATAAGGCCTGCATGCATGAGTGCCGAAACAGGAGTTGGAGAATTTGCAGAGCTAATCAAAAAACGATGGAAAGGCCAAATTCCAGAAAATGTCAATGCAGCAAGAATCAAACATAAAGTTCCCAAGGATTTTTGAAGTAATGAGCAACATTGAGCATTTTCTATCATCTTAGTCATTTCAAAATTTCCTGTATTCCAAGTAAAGATCGCTCCTGCAACAGCAATAAGTGCTAAACCCAATCCAAATGTAATGCTTGCCAAGCGACCCGCCTCTTTAGCTGCAGACCAACCTTTTTTATGTATCATAAGTCTAGTCAAGGTAAAATAGGCTACTCCAAGGGAAAATAAGAGCAGAAGTAGATGGTTTGCTATTACAGAACTTAAAAGCGCTGATGTAACAATCCCCAAATGGGAAAAATAAGTCAGAAAACGACGATCTCCCGCCATATAGCGAAGCGAAAAAATGTGAATGATCATACTTGTGAAAAGAATTAAGGTCGCAAGGACCCGTGAAAGTTCGGTGACTCGATATCCCAAAAAAGAAGCAGAGCTCTGATTAGGTAATTCTACTAGCCAAGCAAAACCACATCCTAATAATCCTAGAGCTGTCACCGTACTAGAAGTTAACGCCCCATACCTAAGACTATTACGAAAAAAAATTTGAATCGATATTGCTCCTAAAATAAGAAAGCTTATCAAAACTAAAAAGAAAATTATTGAATAACTGTCGTTTAGCAAGTTAAGACTCCTTCATGTTTTCCTTGCTTCATGTTAACGAATTTAGTAGAATTAGAGAAATTAATTAAGTTTATGATTTAGATAAGATTTTCTTATGATTGATTACGGAATTCACTGCTTCATAGCTGTAGCTAAAACTAAAAGTTTTACACGAGCTGCCGACATGGTTAAAAGAACACAGTCTGCTGTCACACAACAAATAAACAAACTAGAGCGCCAACTCAATAAACAACTCTTTCATAGAGGCAAAGAAATCACCTTAACAAAAGATGGTGAACTCTTTCTACCCTACGCACACAAACTTTCTCAACTCTCTAAAGAAGTCACAGATTGTTTTTCAAAGCCTGAATTAGAAGGAGAAATTACCATCGGGATTCCTGAAGATTTTGCCACACTTTTTCTATCTGACATTCTCTTTGACTTTACAAGTTTACACCCTCGGATTCGGCTTAATGTTGAGTGTGATTTAACAGTAAGACTTTACAACAGCTTCAGAGATGGATTATTTGATATTGTAGTTGTCAAAATGTCACGCCCTGAAGATTTTCATTATGGAGTTGAAATTTGGTCCGAATCACTCGAATGGGTTAGTGCGCCACAGTATTTAAATACCATCGATTCGATTAACTTCCTGCCTCTCGTTTTACTTCCAGAGCCATGCGTATATCGAGCTCAAGCTTTAGCAGCATTAGAAAAAGCAAACATTCCTTGGAAAATTGTCTTTAATAGTCCAAGTTACGTTGGAACAACAGCGGCAGTTAAAGCAAGAATAGGGGTGACAGCGCTTCCTAAAACCTTAATTCCGGCTGATCTTGTGCCAATTGAAAAGAATGTCTTACCCGAACTTCCAGATATTCACGTATCTCTTCTGAAAAAATCTTCTGAAAGTCCTTCAATTCAAACCTTAGAAAGTTTTATCCTCGAAAAATTAGGAAGAGCCTCTATACATGCAACAAATAGCAAAACAACTCAAAGACCTACAAAACGTTGGCAAAGCTACATTAAAAGATCTAGAAGTTCTCGGAATCGATACGATTGAGCTCTTAGCTGAGCAAGATCCAACTTTTCTCTTTCAAGAATTAGAAAGACGGACCCAAAAACAGCACGACCCCTGTGTATGGGATGTTTTTGCAGCCATCATTCATGAAGCAAAAACAGGCACCCCTACAAAATGGTGGGAGTGGACAGTGAAGAGAAAAGCCCTCGACTCCCCCTTACACGCTGAGGGGAATAGTGATTGAAAGGGCCATAACCGCTACAAGAGAAAAGATGAACATCCTGCGCGCCCATTTCTGATCACTCCTCGCTTTAAATCCTTTGATTCCCATCCAAAACCAGTAGAGACCAATCAAAGTGGAAACAAAGAGATAAAGTAAAGAGACAAATCCAAAGACGGTAAGTAGCGAAGAGACGCACATAAAAAGGCCGATGTAGAGTAACATCTGCACTTTAGTCGCTCCTATCCCCTTTTTAAGGGGTAAGACCGGAATCGCAGCGGCATCATAATCTTTCAAGCGATAGACAGAGATTGCAAAAAAGTGGGGCATTTGCCACATCATGATCACGCCAAAGATGATAATTGCAGCGAGATCCAAACCACCTGACACCGCCGTATAACCTACAACGGGAGGCACAGCACCTGCAATGCTGCCAATGAGTGTTCCATGAATGGTGCGATACTTGAGAAAGCTATAGAGCCCAACATAGACGACAAAACCAAGAAGAGCAATAAAAAGAGTGAGCAGGTTAGTCAACTTTGCAAGTAAAAAAACACCAGAAAGACCTAAAAGAGTCGCGTAGATAAGAGCTGCTAAATTTGAGACACTTCCAACTGCTAAAGGGCGATTACGGGTACGGCTCATTTTACGATCTGCTTCCCGATCAATATAATTGTTAAAGACACAAGCCGAAGCAACAATCAAAGAAAGCCCTTCAAGCATGGCAAGAAGAAGCCAAAAGTCAAAGTGCCCTTTCGAAGCTAAAGCAAATCCTCCCACCGCAGTGATGGCATTGCCCATGATAATTCCAGGTTTAATCAATATGAGATACGCTTTAAGCGATAACGGAACTCTTTGAGATTGTATTTTTTCCATCTATTACCTTCGTGTCTAGTCTACAAATGAGAATTGTGTTAGAAAAAAAGAAAAGCAATTTACAAAAGGTAGATGCATGAAAAAGCTCTCGATTCTTCTCATTCTCGCCTATTCTTTAGTTTCATTTACTTCCTGCAATAAAAAGGAAGAAATCGCTGAAAATCCTGTGGGCTGTGGTTGCTCCGCGGTGATGGACTGTGAAGCCGGTTGTGCTTGCGGTTGTCAAGATTAACCTCACATTTGCTTCATTTGTTCCATTGATGGCATCGTGTTGTAACCAAGGTGCCACATAATCCAGATCGATCCAATAACGAGAACCAAGATGAAAAATACCATCGATAAAAACATGAACGAGCTCCAACGAGGCTTGGATTCTAATCCTAAATGGAGGAAAAAGATGAGCTGCAAGGCAGCTTGAGCAATTGCAAGAAATGCCACAGCTTCCGTCATCATCATCTTGGAAACATGATGATGAGTCACAATCCGGTAGGCTGCAGCCGTAAGAATTATGGACAAAACAAACCCAATCGTGATGGGCTTAAAGCTAAAATTCCAGCCATGATGTGTATCAATCATTCAGCCACTCCTATGAGATAAACAACAGAAAAGATAAAAATCCAAACAATATTCAAAAATTGCCAAAACATCCGTAGACAGGTCAATCTTCTAACACTCACAATGTCAAGCCCTCTCTTCATAACAGGGAAAATCAACACGATCGTCCATAGAAGACCAAAAATGATATGAACATCAAATGTTCCAATTAATGTATAATAGGAAGACAAAAATCCATTACTTTTCCAAGTGGCTCCTTGCTCAATTAAACGAGCCATATCGCATCCTTGTAGCCATAAAAAGATGACACCTAAAAGAAAAGAAAAGACAAAGTAGGTGATTGCTGCTCTTCTACTATTCCGATGAGCAGAGGCTCCTCCTAGCCCGACAAAAAATGTTGCGACTAGTAAAATCCACGTTTGATTTAAAACCATTGGCAAATCAAATAGCTCTCTAGGTCCAGGTCCTCCAAACGTATTCTTATGCAAGACAGCATAAACAGCAAAAATTGTAGCAAACATCATGAAATCGGTTAAAAGGTAGACCCAAAAACCAAAAACCGTTCTTGAATACTCATCTGAAAAAGGATCAGGTAGTGCTTCGTGTTTTATTGCTTTTGACTGTGTCATGCGTTACGTGTCCTTGTTTCTATTCTCTCAACTTCGTCTGCTTTGACATAGTAATGAGGATGTTTATTTCCTAAGCGAGCTATTAAGGAGATGATAATCCCCAAGACAGAAAGACCTGCTAACCAAAACATATGCCAGACAAATGCAAACCCACCGATACAACTTAAAACACCGATGTAAAACCCGATACCTGAATTCGATGGCATATGAATGTCTTCATATGGCCTATTGTCTAGAGGTTTTCTCTTCGAATATTTCATGTCCCAAAACGCATCACGACCATGAACTTCCGGAGTGAATGCGAAGTTGTAAAAAGGTGGAGGAGATGTGGTCGCCCACTCCAATGTGCGCCCATCCCATGGATCTCCTGTTGTATCCCGATTTTCTTTTCGGTGCTTAATGCTGACCCAAAGCTGAAGCACTTGAAAGAAGACCCCAACTGCAATGATGAGGGAACCGATTGCAGCTGTAACAAAAAGAGGCTGCCACCCCGTTGAGGCTTCATAATGGTTGAGTCGTCTGGTTGCTCCCATAAACCCAAGAAGATAAAGAGGCATGAAAGCAATCAAGAAACCAAAGAACCAACACCAAAACGCCGCCTTTCCATACTTTTCAATCAAGGTGAACCCAAACATTTTAGGGAACCAATAGGTGAATCCACCGAAAAATCCAAATACCACTCCTCCAATAATCACTTGGTGAAAGTGGGCAATCAAAAAGAGGCTATTGTGCACTTGAAAGTCGATCCCAGGAACCGCCATCATGACCCCTGTCATTCCTCCTAAGGCAAAGGTGATCACAAACCCGACAAACCAAAGCATCGGCGATGTGAACTGTACCTTCCCACGATACATTGTAAAGAGCCAGTTGAAAACCTTGACCCCTGTTGGGACAGCGATAATCATCGTCATGATTCCAAAAAAAGCGTTCACACTGGGCCCTGCACCCATCGTAAAAAAGTGGTGTAACCAGACGATAAAGGAGAGGAAGACAATCACAATAATCGCCCAAACCATCGAAGGGTATCCGAACAGTTTTTTGCGTGAAAAAACTGGAACATACTCAGAAAAGACACCAAAGATCGGTAAGATCAAGATGTAAACTTCAGGATGTCCCCAAGCCCAAAGCAAGTTGATGTACATCATCGGATTTCCCCCAAAACCCGCCGTAAAGATTTTCGTATCCAGCAATCGGTCTGTTGAAAGCATTGCGAGGTTCGCCGTCAAGATGGGAAATGATGCAATGATTAGAATCACACAACCAAGTGTTGCCCAAGCAAAAACAGGCATTCTCCAAAGAGTCATTCCAGGGCAACGCATTTTGAGAATGGTGACAAAGAAATTCACTCCTGAAAGCAAACTCCCTATCCCGGATATCTGAATGCTCCATATCCAATAATCAACCCCCACACCCGGGTTGTATTTGAGCCCGGCAAGAGGAGGATATGCCGTCCAACCCGTTCCTGCAAATACTCCAATGACAAGAGAAATCAAAATGTAAAGACCACCTGCAGTAAACAGCCAAAAGCTAATCGAGTTGAGTAAAGGAAAAGCCACATCGCGAGCTCCAAGTTGCAGTGGTAAGATGATGTTGATAAGACCAAAGATCACTCCCATGCCAACAAAAAAGATCATCGTCACACCATGCGCAGTAAAGATTTGCTGATAGTGTTCTGCACCTAAATAGCCCAAGTTATCTCCACATGCAATAGCTTGTTGTGCACGCATCATGAGAGCATCGATGAACCCTTTGACAAGCATCACAAACGAGACAACCAAATACATGATCCCAATTTTTTTATGATCGACAGAGGTGATGTATTCTTCCCAAAGCCACTTCCACTTCTTGTGATAGGTGATCAGGGCTAGGATGAAGATCCCCGCTAGGACCATAGAAACCCCAGCAGCATACTCAATCCAGTCATGCTTCAGGGCTAATGCATTCAGTCTTCCAAACATATTCTTTCCTATCCTTGATTACTTCTGTGGCGGATAATATTTATTCATGATCTGGTCAAACAGATCGGGCTGAGTCAAGATATATGAAACTGCAGGATGATACTCACTTGGCTCTGCAAGCTTATTGTACTCATCCCATCCTAGTGTTTTTGAAGATTGTTTCACGGAGCTAACCCAACGCTCAAACTCTTCATCCGTACTTGACTTCACTGTGAAGTACATTCCGGCAAAACCCTTTCCACTAATATTGGATGAAGCTCCACGGAAACTTCCTACTTCATTAGCAATTAAATTCAACTCTGTTCTCATAGCAGGCATTGCATAAATTTGACTTCCCAAAGCGGGTATCCAAAACGAATTCATCGGTGCATCGGAAGTAATGGCAAATTTAATAGGAGTTTTTTCCGGGATTTGAAAAAAATTAACAGATGCAATTCCATATTCGGGATAAATGAAAAGCCATTTCCAGTCTAAAGCTACAACTTGAATTTCGATGGGATTTTTTTCATGTTCAAGAGGTTTGTAGGGATCCAGTTCAAAGCATGTTCGAAAAGTAATCACAGCCAAAATCGCAACAATGACAACAGGAACCCCCCACCAACAACACTCAGCAATGTTATTGTGTTCCCAATCGGGAGCATGTTTTGCTCTCTCATTCTGTTCACGATATTTCCAAGCAAAAACGATCGTGATAATAATCA
Coding sequences within:
- the cyoA gene encoding ubiquinol oxidase subunit II; translated protein: MKKPFKLIIVVLLLLGVSAALLTMYIQNHSVPIMEPKGLIAMKERDLIYTSAILMLLVVIPVIIITIVFAWKYREQNERAKHAPDWEHNNIAECCWWGVPVVIVAILAVITFRTCFELDPYKPLEHEKNPIEIQVVALDWKWLFIYPEYGIASVNFFQIPEKTPIKFAITSDAPMNSFWIPALGSQIYAMPAMRTELNLIANEVGSFRGASSNISGKGFAGMYFTVKSSTDEEFERWVSSVKQSSKTLGWDEYNKLAEPSEYHPAVSYILTQPDLFDQIMNKYYPPQK